The bacterium nucleotide sequence TGGCCAGTGCCTGGGCGGTCTCGCGTACCCGATTGGGCATCTGTAGCAGGGCCAGGCTCTCGGTGACGACCGTACGAGACTTCCCCACCGCAGCCGAGATCTCCTCATGCGTGTAGTCGAATCGCTCAGCCAGGGAACGGTAGCCCTCGGCCTCCTCGAACGGCGTGAGGTCCTTGCGTTGGAGGTTCTCGATCAGCGCGATCTCGAGCGCCTCTTCCTCGGTGACCTCCATCTCGATCACCGGGATCTCGATCAGACCGGCTTCCATAGCCGCTCGGAATCTGCGTTCGCCGCTGATGATCTGGAGCTTTGGCGTTCCGGGAGCGGACTCGCGGCCACGTACGAGGATCGGTTCGAGAATTCCCTTCTCTCGGATAGAGTTCGCCAGCTCCGTGAGATCCCCCATGGTCGAACGGGGCTGATCCGGATTTGGCTCGACGGCCGAAAGCGGTACCATCTTGCCGACCGGCGTTTCGGCGCGGGCCGTCAACTCCTCGACAAAGTGGCTGCTGTGCCGCATGCCGGCTCTTTTCGGCAGTCCGCGCCGGCGCTTGGCTTCCGCCTTAGACACGGCTCAGAACCTCTTCCGAGAGCTTGTAATACTCATAGGCGCCACTGGAGCGAGGTGCGAAACTGAATATGGATTCCTTGTAGGCAGGGCTTTCTTCGAGCCGTACGCTCTTGCTGATCCGGGTCTTGAAGAGCTTCTCCCCGAAGACCTGGCCGATTTCCGCTTTGATGTCACGGGAAAGGATCGTGCGCTTGTCAAATAGGGTGATCAAGACACCGAGGATCTGGAGATCCGGATTGGCTCGATTCTTGATCTTGTCGATGGTTTCCAGCAGGTCGTCGGTGCCCTCCAGCGCGAAGTAGCTCGACTGGATGGGGATCAGCACATGAGTCGCAGCCACCAGGGCGTTGACGGTGATCAGGCCTAGAGTTGGCGGCGTGTCGATCACGATGTAGTCGTACTGGTCACGAACTCGATCGATCTCGTCTTTGAGCTTGAAGTGGCCATCCAGATCTCCCAGTAGCTTGGCCTCGACCTTTGCCAGGGAGATGGAGGATGGCGCAATGAAGAGCTGAGGTACCTTGACCGCCTCGAGGAGGATGTCGGATAGCACGACGTCGGCATTGGCCAAGACATCGTACATCGAGCCCTCGAGCTCATGGACGTTGACAAAAGACATGCTGCTGTTGGCCTGGGGGTCGACGTCGACCAAGAGCGTGCGGAAGCCTTTGGTGGCCAGAGCCGCCGAGAGATTGATCGCGGTCGTCGTCTTGCCGACGCCGCCTTTCTGATTCGTGATCGCGAGTATCATGGCGCGCCGGAGTGTACGAGAAGCCTACCCGTAGGTCAAGATGGCGCATTGTCGGCGCGCCGACAATCGGTCTAAACTATCCGCAGGTCAAGATGGCGCATTGTCGGCGCGCCGACAATCGGTCTAAACCTATGATTTGAGTAGCCTTACGAGGTTTGAGAGTTCCCGGCCAGCCGTCACCATGGCCGCGGCCCGAAGGACTACATAGTGTACTTGCCCAGGTCGTCCGGATCGACCTCTTCCAACCACTTCTTGAGCTTCTCTTTGTCGCGAGCGCCGAGATCGTCGGCCTTTGCCTGGTCGAGGACAGTCTCCGCTACGTAGATGGGCACTTCCGCCCTCAAGGCGAGTGCGATGGCGTCGCTCGGTCGAGAATCAATGATCAGCTCCTCGCTGTCGAGCTCAATGAAGATCTGTGCGAAGAAGGTGTTGTCGACGAGATCATGGATCGCGACCCGGGCGATTCTGCAGTTGATGCCGCCCAGTAGATTGACCAGGAGGTCATGGGTCATCGGCCGAGGCGGTTCGATCCCTTCCAGCTTGAGAGCGATCGCGTTGGCCTCGAAGATGCCAATCCAGATCGGCAGGATCCGGGAGTGCTCCTCGCTTCTGAGAATCACGATGGGCACGCTCGAGCTGGGATCCATCATGAGCCCTTTGACTTCCATGAGTATCATGGTGTCTTCCTTGGTCATGGGGCTATTGTCCGTTTCTCCAGTACCGAGGTCAAGCCGTCTGGCGTCCGATCAGCGAGTGCGGGAAGGCCTGCTCGACTTGTACCTGTGTCAGAGTTCCGAGCTCCGCGGGCTCGTCTCCATGCTCGAAGTGAAGGAGCCTATGGCATGGAGTGCGACCGGTCAGAGTTCCTGGCTTCTTGCCCCACGCCGTGACCAGGACGTCGAAGGTCTCCCCTACCAACGTCTGGTTGATCTCCAGTTGGATCGTCTTCTGGAGTGCAAACAGTCTTTGCAGGCGCTCGTCAGCTACCTCCGGCTCGACCTCCGGTACCTTGAGGCGTGGCGCCGCAGTCCCCGGTCGCGGTGAGTACTTGAAGGCGAATAGAGAGGCGAAGCGAAGTTCCGAGACCAGCTCGAGGGTAGCCGCAAAGTCCTCTTCGGTCTCGCCAGGGAATCCGACGATGAGATCGGTAGAGATGGCCATCCCCGGCCGGCTCCTGCGCAAGCGTTCGATCAGATCACGGTACGGCTCGATGGTGTAGCCACGGCCCATCAGTCGCAGGATGCGATCCGCCCCCGACTGTACCGGCAAGTGCAGATAGGGACAGATGTTGCTATGCAGAGCCATCTGATCGACCATTTCCTGGGTGAAGTCCCGCGGATAGGAAGTGACGAAACGGAGTCGCTTCAGGCCCTCTATCGACGCGACGCGATCAAGGAGGACGGCAAAATCGACGTCCGTCGCCGGGTCTCGCCAATGATTGACGGTCTGCCCCAGGAGCTCGATCTCCAGGAAACCGAAGTCGAGCAGATGGCGGACCTCGGCCAGAATGTCTTCCATCGCGCGGTTCTGCTCAGGGCCCCGCGTCGTCGGAACGATACAGAAGGTGCACTTCTTGTCACACCCTTCGATGATCGTCACCATTCCCTTGTAGAGCCCTTCGCGCGACAGAACGTCGAGATCGTAATTGCGTTCGGCTGCGTCGGGAAAACCGGTGGCCACGACCCGGCGCCCCAGGAGTCGTTGCCGAAGGACTTCTTCGAGCTCTCCGACTCTGCCCGGACCGATGACGAAATCGAGATCTGGCAGACGCTCCAGCGCCCGATCCCCCTCCTGCTGGGCCACGCAGCCGCAAAATCCCAGCAGCAACTCGGGTCGGCTGCGCTTCAACAGTCGGTACTCTCCGAGTCGGGAGTATGCCTTGTGGGCAGCCTTTTCCCGTACGCTGCAAGAATTCAGGAGGATCAGATCGGCTCGGCCGGGGTCGCGGGTCGGCAAGCTGCCAAGCTGCATCAACTGGCTCGACAGACGCTGGCTATCGAGCTCGTTCATCTGGCAGCCCCAGGTTTCGACGAAGAACCGCCTGGGCGGCAGTAGCCTCATGGGTCGTACTCTTCAGGTTCGTTGTCCGCGTCGCCCGCCGGCGGGTCGATGGCTTGATGACTCTTCACTCGCTCAGTGATCCTCCGCTCTTCCGGGGTCGGCTCCAGCTCCCAGCCCTGATTCAGCCATCCCTGGGGAGTCCCCGCACGCTGGCCCTCGGCGACGAAGACTTCGAGCTCCTGCTCGAGGCGCGCAGCCTGGTCTCGCAACTGGTCGAGGCGATCGAGGGCCCGGTCCCACGCCGGTTTCAACTGACTGTCGCGCAGGTAGGGATCGTCCTCGGCATAGAACTGCTGGCGGAGCGCTGCCGACTCGAGCTCCAACTCCGCGATGCGGTCGATCGCCCGCCGCCACCCCATGCGCAACTCCAGGGCACGGCCTCGCCAGTATTGCTCGTCACGGATCTCACTCCCCTCCTCCGCCGGAGGTTCTTCGAGATCGGGCATGGGTGCGGCCGGCGGAGAGTCGAGAATGATGACCTCGGCTCCCTCGGAATACTCATGCAGGTTGTCGTCGTTGATCACCGCGATCGAATCCGCAGTGTCCTGTTTCCGGGCTTTGGCGAGACGAGACGCCTCCAGCAAGGTCTTCGGCTGTTCGCTCTCGCCCCCGGGGTCGATCACCTTGACCGACGGGCGGGTCGGGCGGACTTCGCGGATCGGCAATGGCGGCGGTGGCGGCGGCTCCGCCAGCTGTGGGGCGACCTGGGTCATCGTCTGGGACGGTAGGAGCTCAGGCTCGTTGCCGCCGGAGCATGCCACGGTGGTGAGAGCAAGAAAGACCACACACACCGCCACGACCACTACATGAGAGCTTTTCGCTTCAGTCGACATCGTGTCATCCTCCAGACTTATTCGGCCCGCGTCGACCCTGGCCGTTCGGGCGGTCACAAGACTAACAGCATTCGGGCGGCGCTGCCCGGCCGCTATGCCGACGCGCGGGCTCTGGCCCCGACGTCAGGTGCTGGCCGCCTCGGTCTCTCCCAGGCGCGCCCGGAGGTAGTCATCGACTTCGGCGGCGGTCGCCAGGTTGGAGCAAAAGGACACTGTCTCTTCGAGAGTCTCCAACGAAAGCTCCCGGACTTGTCGCTTAATGGTCGGTATCCGGCGCGGGCTAACCGACAGGCGCCGCAAGCCACAACCGAGCAGGATAGCGGTCATGCGTTCATCGGCAGCCATTTCGCCACAGAGGCCGACCTCAATCCCAGCAGCCCTTGCATTCTGCACGATCAGTTTCAGCATCCGCAGCATTCCCGGATGTAGCGGCCGATAGAGATCCGCCACGTGCTCGTTGGCGCGGTCGACCGCCAGGGCATACTGGATCAGGTCGTTGGTACCGATCGAAAAGAAATCGACCTCCTTGGCGAGGATGTCGGTAATCAGAGCAGCTGCCGGCACCTCGACCATGATTCCGAGCTTGAAGTCGCGCCTGAATGTCAGACCTTCTGCCTGAAGCTCGTCCATGACCTGCCCGGCAACCTGCCGAAATTCCCGGACTTCCTCGGGAATCGTCACCATGGGTAGCATGATCCACAGATTGCCGAAGACGGTGGCACGCATCAAGGCGCGCAGCTGGGTCTTGAAGATGTCAGGCCGAGCCAGAGTCAACCGGATGCCGCGCAGCCCCAACACCGGATTGGCTTCCTGAGTTTCCATCATCTCTCGTGCGATCTTGCGGCCGCCCAGGTCGTAGGTCCTGATGATCGCGGGATCCGGAGCCGCGGTTTCGATCATCCTGCGGTAGATTTCCAGATGTTCTTCCTCGGTCGGTAGCTCGGGGGACTTCTCGATGTACAGAAACTCGCTGCGATAGAGGCCGATCCCAGCCGCGCCGAAACGGCGGACGTCGTCCAGCTCTTCAGGCAGGTCGATGTTCGCCATGACCTGCAGCCTGGTACCGTCGAGGGTGATCGGCGGTAGCTCGCTGGACTCGAGGAGCATCTGCTCCTCGATCTCGCGCTCCTCGAGCCGATCGCGATAACTCTCGATGGTCGGTTCATCTGGATGAATGATGACCGTGCCCGCACTTCCGTCGATGATGATCGACAAGTCGATCTGATCGGCGAGCTTGCGGCTGATCCCAGTGACTCCGAGCACTGCGGGGAGATTCAGGGATCGGGCGATGATCGTGGTGTGCGAGG carries:
- the miaB gene encoding tRNA (N6-isopentenyl adenosine(37)-C2)-methylthiotransferase MiaB, which gives rise to MRLLPPRRFFVETWGCQMNELDSQRLSSQLMQLGSLPTRDPGRADLILLNSCSVREKAAHKAYSRLGEYRLLKRSRPELLLGFCGCVAQQEGDRALERLPDLDFVIGPGRVGELEEVLRQRLLGRRVVATGFPDAAERNYDLDVLSREGLYKGMVTIIEGCDKKCTFCIVPTTRGPEQNRAMEDILAEVRHLLDFGFLEIELLGQTVNHWRDPATDVDFAVLLDRVASIEGLKRLRFVTSYPRDFTQEMVDQMALHSNICPYLHLPVQSGADRILRLMGRGYTIEPYRDLIERLRRSRPGMAISTDLIVGFPGETEEDFAATLELVSELRFASLFAFKYSPRPGTAAPRLKVPEVEPEVADERLQRLFALQKTIQLEINQTLVGETFDVLVTAWGKKPGTLTGRTPCHRLLHFEHGDEPAELGTLTQVQVEQAFPHSLIGRQTA
- the ptsP gene encoding phosphoenolpyruvate--protein phosphotransferase, translated to METFKGIGASEGIAIGAAVCINTRIGDIYQIPLPENEIEAELDRFREAVERTRLEIGRLRDRVGDELGDELAGIFDAQALVLSDTSFLEGVQEHIRREHVNAEWALQETVTEIQARFDAIDAPYLRERQEDLRHVCRYVVRSLRGIHLHHLSEVEGDVVIVADDLSPPDAVRLGRENVVGFVIEHGSPTSHTTIIARSLNLPAVLGVTGISRKLADQIDLSIIIDGSAGTVIIHPDEPTIESYRDRLEEREIEEQMLLESSELPPITLDGTRLQVMANIDLPEELDDVRRFGAAGIGLYRSEFLYIEKSPELPTEEEHLEIYRRMIETAAPDPAIIRTYDLGGRKIAREMMETQEANPVLGLRGIRLTLARPDIFKTQLRALMRATVFGNLWIMLPMVTIPEEVREFRQVAGQVMDELQAEGLTFRRDFKLGIMVEVPAAALITDILAKEVDFFSIGTNDLIQYALAVDRANEHVADLYRPLHPGMLRMLKLIVQNARAAGIEVGLCGEMAADERMTAILLGCGLRRLSVSPRRIPTIKRQVRELSLETLEETVSFCSNLATAAEVDDYLRARLGETEAAST
- a CDS encoding ParA family protein, producing the protein MILAITNQKGGVGKTTTAINLSAALATKGFRTLLVDVDPQANSSMSFVNVHELEGSMYDVLANADVVLSDILLEAVKVPQLFIAPSSISLAKVEAKLLGDLDGHFKLKDEIDRVRDQYDYIVIDTPPTLGLITVNALVAATHVLIPIQSSYFALEGTDDLLETIDKIKNRANPDLQILGVLITLFDKRTILSRDIKAEIGQVFGEKLFKTRISKSVRLEESPAYKESIFSFAPRSSGAYEYYKLSEEVLSRV
- a CDS encoding bifunctional nuclease family protein; this encodes MILMEVKGLMMDPSSSVPIVILRSEEHSRILPIWIGIFEANAIALKLEGIEPPRPMTHDLLVNLLGGINCRIARVAIHDLVDNTFFAQIFIELDSEELIIDSRPSDAIALALRAEVPIYVAETVLDQAKADDLGARDKEKLKKWLEEVDPDDLGKYTM
- a CDS encoding ParB/RepB/Spo0J family partition protein, translated to MRHSSHFVEELTARAETPVGKMVPLSAVEPNPDQPRSTMGDLTELANSIREKGILEPILVRGRESAPGTPKLQIISGERRFRAAMEAGLIEIPVIEMEVTEEEALEIALIENLQRKDLTPFEEAEGYRSLAERFDYTHEEISAAVGKSRTVVTESLALLQMPNRVRETAQALAIATKSLLLEVLKAEDEDEMIRLLEEVDRRGLSRDDLRRQKRGQKSAGSPRRKPFVFSFRPPDKSFNLSMKFRQSRVSKRELIQTLEEILQDLRGTAG